One Balaenoptera ricei isolate mBalRic1 chromosome 16, mBalRic1.hap2, whole genome shotgun sequence genomic window carries:
- the PRXL2A gene encoding peroxiredoxin-like 2A isoform X1 translates to MSFLQDPSFFTMGMWSIGAGAIGAAALALILANTDVFLAKPQKATLEYLEDIDLKTLEKEPMTFKAKALWENNGAVIMAVRRPGCFLCREEAADLSSLKPKLDELGIPLYAVVKEQVKTEVKDFQPYFKGEIFLDEKKKFYGPERRKMMFMGFVRLGVWYNFFRARSGGFSGNLEGEGFILGGVFVVGPGKQGILLEHREKEFGDKVNLVSVLEAARKIKPQTSASEKK, encoded by the exons ATGTCTTTCCTCCAGGACCCAAGTTTCTTCACCATGGGAATGTGGTCCATTGGTGCGGGGGCCATAGGGGCTGCTGCCTTGGCACTGATCCTGGCCAACACAGACGTATTTCTGGCCAAGCCCCAGAAAGCAACGCTGGAGTATCTGGAGGATATAGACCTGAAAACACTGGAGAAGG AACCAATGACTTTTAAAGCAAAGGCGCTCTGGGAAAATAATGGAGCTGTGATTATGGCTGTGCGGAGGCCAGGCTGTTTCCTCTGTCGAGAG GAGGCTGCAGACCTGTCCTCCCTGAAGCCCAAGTTGGACGAGCTGGGCATCCCCCTGTACGCAGTGGTAAAGGAGCAGGTCAAGACTGAAGTGAAGGACTTCCAGCCTTATTTCAAAGGAGAAATCTTCCTGGATGAAAAG AAGAAGTTCTATGGTCCCGAAAGGCGCAAGATGATGTTCATGGGATTTGTCCGTCTGGGCGTCTGGTACAACTTCTTCCGGGCCCGGAGCGGAGGCTTTTCCGGAAACCTGGAAGGCGAGGGCTTCATCCTTGGGGGAGTTTTTGTGGTGGGACCAGGAAAGCAG GGCATTCTTCTGGAGCACCGAGAAAAAGAATTTGGAGACAAAGTAAACCTAGTTTCTGTTCTGGAAGCTGCTAGGAAGATCAAACCACAGACTTCAGCCTCAGAGAAAAAATGA
- the PRXL2A gene encoding peroxiredoxin-like 2A isoform X2 produces the protein MGMWSIGAGAIGAAALALILANTDVFLAKPQKATLEYLEDIDLKTLEKEPMTFKAKALWENNGAVIMAVRRPGCFLCREEAADLSSLKPKLDELGIPLYAVVKEQVKTEVKDFQPYFKGEIFLDEKKKFYGPERRKMMFMGFVRLGVWYNFFRARSGGFSGNLEGEGFILGGVFVVGPGKQGILLEHREKEFGDKVNLVSVLEAARKIKPQTSASEKK, from the exons ATGGGAATGTGGTCCATTGGTGCGGGGGCCATAGGGGCTGCTGCCTTGGCACTGATCCTGGCCAACACAGACGTATTTCTGGCCAAGCCCCAGAAAGCAACGCTGGAGTATCTGGAGGATATAGACCTGAAAACACTGGAGAAGG AACCAATGACTTTTAAAGCAAAGGCGCTCTGGGAAAATAATGGAGCTGTGATTATGGCTGTGCGGAGGCCAGGCTGTTTCCTCTGTCGAGAG GAGGCTGCAGACCTGTCCTCCCTGAAGCCCAAGTTGGACGAGCTGGGCATCCCCCTGTACGCAGTGGTAAAGGAGCAGGTCAAGACTGAAGTGAAGGACTTCCAGCCTTATTTCAAAGGAGAAATCTTCCTGGATGAAAAG AAGAAGTTCTATGGTCCCGAAAGGCGCAAGATGATGTTCATGGGATTTGTCCGTCTGGGCGTCTGGTACAACTTCTTCCGGGCCCGGAGCGGAGGCTTTTCCGGAAACCTGGAAGGCGAGGGCTTCATCCTTGGGGGAGTTTTTGTGGTGGGACCAGGAAAGCAG GGCATTCTTCTGGAGCACCGAGAAAAAGAATTTGGAGACAAAGTAAACCTAGTTTCTGTTCTGGAAGCTGCTAGGAAGATCAAACCACAGACTTCAGCCTCAGAGAAAAAATGA